The nucleotide sequence CGGCCGCGAGGACGATGACGAAGCTGCAGCGCTCGGCGTCCACCAGCACCTCGCGCAGGGCCTCGAAGCGCTCGCGGCGGCGCAGCAGGATCCGCCGGATCTCGAGGTCCCGCTCCTCGCGGGGGTCCCGGGGCCGGCCGGTGCCCACGATGCTCTCGCTCGCGGCGTCCCGGTCCTCGAGGCCGCGCAGGGCGGCCCCGAACTTCTCCGCCCTCCCGCGGCGCCGCAGCAGCCCCTCGGTCCAGGCGGACATGATCTCGGGCAGGGCCATGAGCCGGGCGGTGTGCCCGGAGGGTGCGGTGTCGAAGACGATGAGGTCGTAGTCGTCCAGGCCCGTGTCCACGAGCTCCGCGATCCGCTCGAGCACCGCCGACTCGTGGGTGCCGGGCGAGTCCCGGGCGAGCTCCATGTGCTTGTCGACCTCGGCGGCGAGGTGCTCGGGCATCAGCCGGCGGATGGTGGCGCCCACGGCGGCGAGGTGGGCGTCGGTCGTGGCGACCGGGTCCACCTCGATGCCGTCGAGGGCGCCGCCGCCGAGATCGCGGGCCAGCGGGGTGATCCGGTCACCCACCGGGCGCTCCCACAGGTGCCCGAGGTTGTGGGCGGGGTCGGTCGAGACGACGAGCACCCGGCGGCCGGCGCGGGCCTGGGCGAGGGCGGTGGCGGAGGCGACGGCGGTCTTGCCGACGCCGCCCTTGCCGCCCACGAACAGGACCCGGCGGGCGGCGGCGAGCTCTAGCAGCATGAGATGTGCTCCAGGGGCGAGCGCTCCATGCCCATCCGCCGGTGCCAGTCGTGGAACCGGTCGTAGACCACGGGCAGCAGCTCCACGGTGTAGTAGCTGGCGGGGTTGGGCACGCCCAGGGCCTCGGAGAGGACCAGCATCATGAACAGGTCCTCCTCGTCGCGCTGGGCGCGGGCGAAGGTGCGCCGGTAGGGCGCCACGTAGAACTCGTGCAGGCCCGCACCGAGGCGGGCCTGCACGGAGCGCAGCCGGTCGAGGGCCCTCACCGGCTCACAGGGAGCGGTTCTCCCCGGCCGAGGTGCTGACGGTCTCCTCGTCCAGCTCGGGCGGGCTCTTCCGGGCCGCGTTCATGGCGGCCACGGACTCCACGATGACCCACAGGGCCGCGATCAGGATGATCACGTCGAGCACGAGCAGGAACCAGTTCTCGGCGGCCCAGAACTGCCCCAGCTGCACGATCAGCGCGTAGACGGACATCACCAGCAGGAACACCAGCGGCACCAGCACGGGCAGGACCGGGCGGCCCTTGCGCAGCAGGATCACCGCGATCATCGACAGCGTCAGACCGGCCAGCAGCTGGTTGGAGGTGCCGAACAGCGGCCAGATCAGCATGCCGCCGGAGCCGTCCGCGCCGGCGCTGAAGGTCAGCCCCATGGCCACCGCGAGGACGATGAGGGTGGAGACCACCTTGCCGATGCTGACGCCCATGATGTGCCCGGCCTCCTGCACCACGAAGCGCTGCAGGCGGATGCCGGTGTCCATCGTGGTGGCCGCGAAGAGCACGGCCATCGTGGCGAGGATGGTCGCGCTCAGCGACGGCGGGATGCCCAGCCCGGAGTTGACGACCGAGGCGCCGCCCTGGACGAACGCGGCCACGCCGCCCTGGCCGAACGCGCTGTACACGGCCTCCCAGTCGGCGAGGGTGCGGAACCCGGCGGTGGTCGCGATGATCGCGCCGAGTGCCAGCAGGCCCTCGCCCACGGCGCCGAAGTAGCCGACGAAGCGGGCGTCCGTCTCCTTGTCCAGCTGCTTGGAGGACGTGCCCGAGGCCACGATCCCGTGGAACCCGGAGATCGCGCCGCAGGCGATGGTCACGAACAGCAGCGGCACGATGCTCGGCGTGCCCTCGGGCACGGAGGTGTTGAACGCGGGCGCCACCACGGTCGGGGCGGAGATCAGGACGGCGCCGTAGAGGATGCCCAGGGCGATGAACAGCTGGAGGCCGTTGATGTAGTCGCGCGGCTGCAGCAGCATCCACACGGGCAGCACGGACGCGATGCCCGCGTAGACGAAGAGCACCACGATCCAGAACGCGTTGGCCGGCAGGCCCAGGACCGTCTCCGGCAGGACCACCGGGAAGCGGTCGCCGAGCAGGATGAGGGCGTAGAGCGCCACGACGCCGACCACGGACACGACGGCGAGGTTCCACTTGTAGCGGTAGACCGCCTGGCCGATGAGCAGCGCTACCACGATGGCGCCCCACGTGGGGATGACCGAGGTGGGGGTGCCGACCAGCAGGTTGGAGATCACCACGGCGAACGCGGCGTTGACCATGAGCAGCACGAGGAAGATCACGACCAGGAACAGGTTGCGGCCGCGGTGGCCGATGTACTGCCCGGACAGCGAGCCGATGGACTTGCCACGGTGCCGGTTGGACGCCCACAGGGCGCCGAGGTCGTGCACGCCGGCGAAGAAGACGGTGCCGAGGGTCACCCAGAGGAAGGCGGGCACCCAGCCCCAGATGACGGCGATGGCGGGGCCGACGATGGGGGCCGCACCGGCCACGGAGGTGAAGTGGTGGCCCCACAGCACGTACTTGTTGGTGGGGACGTAGTCCACGCCGTCGCCGAGCTCGTGGGCGGGGGTGACGAAGGAGTCCTGGAGCTGGTAGATCCGGCGGGCCACGAACTTCGAGTACAGGATGTACCCGAGGATCATCATGGCCACACCGACCACGGCGAGGACGATGGAGTTCATGTCGCTCCGATCTCTGGGGAGGTGGGTGGATGTCCGCTGGATCACCATGCTACCGCCGGGTGACCGGGATCACGGACCGCCCGCGCACGCTCCGCCACGGTCCCGCAGGGGGCGGAGCGGGGCGCGCCGACGACCTACATCGGCTCCCCCGGGGTCATGATCGCGAAGGACTCCCGGTCCGGGCCGGCCACGACCGCCAGCCGCCCGTACGCGAAGTCGAAGGGGTCCTCCATGACCGCTCCGCCGGCGTCGCGCACCCGCTGGACGGCCGCGTCGACGTCGTCGACCTGGAAGCAGACCGACCAGACCGCGGGAGCGTTCTCCGCCGCGGGGTCGGTCCCGCCGATGCCGCCGGCCGGGCGGTCCCCGTGCGGCACCGTGAACGTGGCGTAGGCGACGCCGTCCTCGCCGATGTCCTCGTAGTGGTAGCCGAAGACGTGGGCGTAGAAGTCGCGGGCGGTGTGGTGGTCGGGGGTCATGAGGTCGCACCAGGCGACGCTGCCGGGCACGTCGAGCACGGCGAAGCCGATGTGCTCCCCGGCCTGCCACATCCCGAAGGACGCCCCGGTGGGATCCTGCCAGACGCCCATCCGGCCGGCCCCGCCCACCTCCACCGGCTCCATCAGCTGGGTGCCGCCCGCGGCGAGGACCCGCTCGGCGCAGAGGTCGATCCGGTCCGAGGCGAGGTAGACCTGCCACACGTGCGGGACGCCCGTCAGGTCCGGGGCCGCCGGGGAGAGCCCGGCCACGGGTCTCCCGCCGACCAGGGCGTTGCGGTACCCGCCGTGCTCCGGCCGCGGCTCGTCGTACTCCCAGCCGAGCACCGCACGGTAGAAGTCCTGCGTGCGGCCCGGATCGGACGCGGTCAGATCGGCCCAGCAGGGGGTTCCGGCGGGCCACGCTTCGTTGCGCTGTGTCATGACGGGCTCCTTCCGACACGGCCAGGGTACGCCGCGCCCCCGGGGCCCACAGGAGCCGCCCGGGGGATCGTTACCCACCTGCGCCCGCGCCCCGCCTCTGCCCCGCGAGGTCGCAGCCGACGGCCACCGCGCCCGGCTGCGTGGCCGTCGGCTGCGACCTCGGCGCCGCCGGGGCCGACTCAGCGGGGTGGGTCCCCGGAGATCCACTCGCCCCGGCGCATGACGGCCTCCAGCCGGAGGTCCTCCCCCCACGACCAGGAGGTCCGCGAGCGCGCCCGCCGTCAGGCTCCCGGCCTCCCCGGCCAGGCCCAGGACGCGGGCCGGGACCACGGTGGCCGAGCGCAGCGCGTCCCCGAGGGGGACACCCGCCGCGACCGTCCGGCGCAGGACCTCCAGCATCGTGGCCGTGCCTCCGGCGATCGAGCCGTTGGAGACCAGGGAGGCCACCCCGTCCTGCACCCGCACCTCCGCCGCACCGAGCGTGTAGGTGCCGTCCGTCAGCCCGGTCGCGGCCATCCCGTCGGTGACCAGCGCGATGCTGTCCGCGCCGGCCAGCTCGAACGCCCACCGCACGATGCCGGGGTCCAGGTGGGTGCCGTCCGCGATGAGCTCGACGACGGCCCGGCCCTGCGCCGCGGCGCGCAGACAGGCCGGCACCGGCCCGGGCGACCGGTGGTGGATGGCGGGCATGGCGTTGAACAGGTGCGTCACCGTGGGCGAGCGGGGCGGGCCGTCCCCGGGGGCATCGCGGAGCAGGCCCTGCAGGTGGCGCAGCGCGTCGTCGACGGTCGCGGTGTCCGCGTCGGTGTGCCCGAGGGAGGGGACTACGCCGTGGTCGACGAGCAGCTCGGCCAGGTCCCGGGAACCGGGCAGCTCCGGGGCGAAGGTCATCGTCCGGAGCGTCCCCGCCGCGGCGGCGACGAGGTCGGCGGCCAGCCCGAGGTCCGGTTCCAGCATCCATGCGGGGTCCTGCGCCCCGCACCGGGCCGTGGACAGGAACGGGCCCTCGAGGTGGATCCCGGCGATCAGCCCCTCCCCGGTGAGCGCCGCCAGCAGCGGCACGGCGCCCAGCAGGTCCTCCCGTGAGGCCGTGACCAGGCTGGCCACGAGCGTCGTGGTGCCCTGGCGGTGGACGTGCTCGAGGGTGGCGCGGATCTCCTCCTCCGCCGAGGAGGAGAAGTCCGCGCCGAAACCACCGTGGCAGTGCACGTCCACGAGTCCCGGCAGCACCGTCTGCCCGGGGCCCAGGACGTGGTGCTCCCCCGGGTCGCCACCGGGGTGGCCGGACCGCGGCCCGGCGTGGACGACGCGATCCCCCTCGACGACCACGAGACCGTCCGGGTGCTCGGTGTGCCCCGTGTGCACGCGGCCCGAGAGGACCGTCCTGCGCGGGGAGTCCTCGGTGACCAAGGGCCTCTCCTCCTTCCGGTGGTGCGGGACGTCGAACCGGCGGGGGGGCTACCGGACCAGCCCGTTCGGGGACCGCGGGATCGCGAGGTCGGCGACGATCGGCAGGTGGTCCGACGCGGAGGTGCGCACCACGTGCGCGGCCCGCGGCCGCACGTCCTCGGACACGAGGACGTAGTCGATCCGCAGGCCGGCGTCCTCGACCGGGGCGCCGTCGGGAGCGAAGGTGTAGGCGTCGTCCTGGCCCAGGGCCGCGAAGACGTCCGTGAACACCTCGAACAAGCCCTGCAGCTCCGGGGCGTCGGGTTCGGCGTTGAGGTCCCCGACGACCACCGCCGGGCGCGAGCTCTCGCCGGTGATCTGCAGGATCTCCCGGGCCTGCAGCTCGCGCTGCTCGGCGCGCTGGTGGTCGAGGTGGGTGCTGTAGAACCCGACGTGGTGACCCTTCACGTTGATCACCGCCTCCAGCAGACCGCGCTGCTCGGTGGGCTGCTCCGCGTACTCGATGCTGGTCAGCAGATGGTTCTCGGAGTCGATGATCGGGTGCTCGCTGAGGATCGCATTGCCGTACCGACTGTTCTCGGTCCGCCCCTCGGCGGGCGCTGCGTCCAGGTTCGCGCCGTAGACGTAGTGCATGTCCAGGAGCTCCGCGAGGCGGGCCGCCTGGTCCTCGAAGTCGCTGCGCGAGGACCAGGCGTCGTCGACCTCCTGCAGCCCGATCACCTCCGCGCCCGACGCCTCGATCACGGCGGCGGTGCGCTCGAGGTCCAGCACGTCGTCCCCGTCCGCGCCGTGGTGGATGTTGAAGGACATGACGCGGAGGTCGGTGCTGCGGTCCGGGCCGTGGCCCGGGGCCGCCGCGGCGGGGGACGCGCCGAGCGCGCCGGCGGTCACGAGCAGGGCGGCCGCGGATCCCACGGCCATCAGCTTCTTCATCATGAGGTGCTCCTTGTGCAGGGGGTGGGGATGGGTGGTCGTTCGTGGACGGGGAAGAGCCGCCCCTCCGTCAGCAGGTCCGCCAGGGGCACCGGGCTCGCGATCTCGCCGACGAAGCTGCCGTCCACCCCGTTCTGGAAGCCGAAGACGATCCACTGGCCGTCGCGTCTGCGGACCAGCTGGGCGGCGTAGACGCCGGGCACGAAGAAGCTGGAGCTCCGTTCGAGCTCCCACGGCCCGAGCCGGCCGGCGCCGGGGGCGATCCAGGTCCCGGTGCTCGTCTCCGAGAACGGGATACCGGGCGCCAGCCGCGGGAGGCAGGAGAAGATGAGCACTGCGGTCCCGTCCACGACCTGGGACTGGACGACCTCCATCTCCCCGAAGCCGGCGGGCGCGGTCAGCGGGGGGCGGACCGTCCAGTGCTCCAGGTCGTCGCTCACGGCGTGGCCGACCACGCCGCGGGCGTCCGGGTCCCCCGTGGCGGCCCGTGCCGTCACGAGCATCTGCCACTGCCGGCTGTCGTCGTCGTAGAAGACGAAGGGGTCCCGCCACGCCTCGTCCGGCCACGTGCCCTCCCCGAGCTTCTCGTACCAGCGGGGGTCCGCCTCGAGCGGGCCCGCACCGGTGCGTTCCCAGCTGATCAGGTCGTCCGAGACGGCCGATCCGATGCGCTGCCGCAGCCCGTCCTCGGCGCGGCTGACACCGGTGTAGAAGAGGTGCCAGCGGCCGTCGTGGCCCTGGACGGTGCTGCCCGTCCAGGTCGCCATGTCGTCCCACGACGGTTCGTCGCCGGCCACGAGGGCGTCCGGCAGGAGGGTCCAGTTCTCCAGGTCGGCCGAGACGGCGTGCCCGATCGAGGCCCGGCGGTGACGCCGGTCGGGGTCCCGCAGGGCGCGGCTGGCCCGCAGGAAGAACAGGTGGTAGTCCTGTCCGTCGTCGGCCAGCCAGCTGTCCCAGACCCAGTGGTCCGCGAGGCGGAACGTCATCCCTCCTCCCGGGGCAGCCGGTGCTCGGCCTCGGCCACGAACCGGTAGTAGTCGGTCAGGACGAGCCGGCTCGCCGCCGCCTCGTCCACCACGACCGTGACCGCCCGGTGGAACTGCAGGACGGACGCCGGGCACATCGCGGACACGGGCCC is from Kocuria rosea and encodes:
- a CDS encoding ArsA family ATPase, which codes for MLLELAAARRVLFVGGKGGVGKTAVASATALAQARAGRRVLVVSTDPAHNLGHLWERPVGDRITPLARDLGGGALDGIEVDPVATTDAHLAAVGATIRRLMPEHLAAEVDKHMELARDSPGTHESAVLERIAELVDTGLDDYDLIVFDTAPSGHTARLMALPEIMSAWTEGLLRRRGRAEKFGAALRGLEDRDAASESIVGTGRPRDPREERDLEIRRILLRRRERFEALREVLVDAERCSFVIVLAAERLPVLETAELHEQLVRAGVHVGALVVNKRSPADAGDFLAERRALEEVHVATLRGALPGVPLLQVPLLPGDVVGQDALERFGAALAQADPRAP
- a CDS encoding carbon starvation protein A, with product MNSIVLAVVGVAMMILGYILYSKFVARRIYQLQDSFVTPAHELGDGVDYVPTNKYVLWGHHFTSVAGAAPIVGPAIAVIWGWVPAFLWVTLGTVFFAGVHDLGALWASNRHRGKSIGSLSGQYIGHRGRNLFLVVIFLVLLMVNAAFAVVISNLLVGTPTSVIPTWGAIVVALLIGQAVYRYKWNLAVVSVVGVVALYALILLGDRFPVVLPETVLGLPANAFWIVVLFVYAGIASVLPVWMLLQPRDYINGLQLFIALGILYGAVLISAPTVVAPAFNTSVPEGTPSIVPLLFVTIACGAISGFHGIVASGTSSKQLDKETDARFVGYFGAVGEGLLALGAIIATTAGFRTLADWEAVYSAFGQGGVAAFVQGGASVVNSGLGIPPSLSATILATMAVLFAATTMDTGIRLQRFVVQEAGHIMGVSIGKVVSTLIVLAVAMGLTFSAGADGSGGMLIWPLFGTSNQLLAGLTLSMIAVILLRKGRPVLPVLVPLVFLLVMSVYALIVQLGQFWAAENWFLLVLDVIILIAALWVIVESVAAMNAARKSPPELDEETVSTSAGENRSL
- a CDS encoding endonuclease/exonuclease/phosphatase family protein, with translation MMKKLMAVGSAAALLVTAGALGASPAAAAPGHGPDRSTDLRVMSFNIHHGADGDDVLDLERTAAVIEASGAEVIGLQEVDDAWSSRSDFEDQAARLAELLDMHYVYGANLDAAPAEGRTENSRYGNAILSEHPIIDSENHLLTSIEYAEQPTEQRGLLEAVINVKGHHVGFYSTHLDHQRAEQRELQAREILQITGESSRPAVVVGDLNAEPDAPELQGLFEVFTDVFAALGQDDAYTFAPDGAPVEDAGLRIDYVLVSEDVRPRAAHVVRTSASDHLPIVADLAIPRSPNGLVR
- a CDS encoding family 43 glycosylhydrolase, whose amino-acid sequence is MTFRLADHWVWDSWLADDGQDYHLFFLRASRALRDPDRRHRRASIGHAVSADLENWTLLPDALVAGDEPSWDDMATWTGSTVQGHDGRWHLFYTGVSRAEDGLRQRIGSAVSDDLISWERTGAGPLEADPRWYEKLGEGTWPDEAWRDPFVFYDDDSRQWQMLVTARAATGDPDARGVVGHAVSDDLEHWTVRPPLTAPAGFGEMEVVQSQVVDGTAVLIFSCLPRLAPGIPFSETSTGTWIAPGAGRLGPWELERSSSFFVPGVYAAQLVRRRDGQWIVFGFQNGVDGSFVGEIASPVPLADLLTEGRLFPVHERPPIPTPCTRSTS
- the nagA gene encoding N-acetylglucosamine-6-phosphate deacetylase; amino-acid sequence: MVTEDSPRRTVLSGRVHTGHTEHPDGLVVVEGDRVVHAGPRSGHPGGDPGEHHVLGPGQTVLPGLVDVHCHGGFGADFSSSAEEEIRATLEHVHRQGTTTLVASLVTASREDLLGAVPLLAALTGEGLIAGIHLEGPFLSTARCGAQDPAWMLEPDLGLAADLVAAAAGTLRTMTFAPELPGSRDLAELLVDHGVVPSLGHTDADTATVDDALRHLQGLLRDAPGDGPPRSPTVTHLFNAMPAIHHRSPGPVPACLRAAAQGRAVVELIADGTHLDPGIVRWAFELAGADSIALVTDGMAATGLTDGTYTLGAAEVRVQDGVASLVSNGSIAGGTATMLEVLRRTVAAGVPLGDALRSATVVPARVLGLAGEAGSLTAGALADLLVVGGGPPAGGRHAPGRVDLRGPTPLSRPRRRRGRSRRPRSRARWPSAATSRGRGGARAQVGNDPPGGSCGPRGRGVPWPCRKEPVMTQRNEAWPAGTPCWADLTASDPGRTQDFYRAVLGWEYDEPRPEHGGYRNALVGGRPVAGLSPAAPDLTGVPHVWQVYLASDRIDLCAERVLAAGGTQLMEPVEVGGAGRMGVWQDPTGASFGMWQAGEHIGFAVLDVPGSVAWCDLMTPDHHTARDFYAHVFGYHYEDIGEDGVAYATFTVPHGDRPAGGIGGTDPAAENAPAVWSVCFQVDDVDAAVQRVRDAGGAVMEDPFDFAYGRLAVVAGPDRESFAIMTPGEPM
- a CDS encoding cory-CC-star protein → MRALDRLRSVQARLGAGLHEFYVAPYRRTFARAQRDEEDLFMMLVLSEALGVPNPASYYTVELLPVVYDRFHDWHRRMGMERSPLEHISCC